A single region of the Chionomys nivalis chromosome 5, mChiNiv1.1, whole genome shotgun sequence genome encodes:
- the LOC130874799 gene encoding translation machinery-associated protein 7 produces the protein MSGREGGKKKPLKQPKKQAKEMDEEDKAFKQKQKEEQKKLEELKAKAAGKGPLATGGIKKSGKK, from the coding sequence ATGTCGGGCCGGGAAGGTGGCAAAAAGAAGCCCCTGAAACAGCCCAAGAAGCAGGCCAAGGAAATGGACGAGGAAGATAAGGCTTtcaagcagaaacaaaaagaggagcagaagaaacTGGAGGAGCTAAAAGCCAAGGCCGCGGGAAAGGGACCCCTGGCCACAGGTGGAATTAAGAAATCTGGCAAAAAGTAA
- the Il17rb gene encoding interleukin-17 receptor B has protein sequence MLLGLLSLVAMYRSALPGEPTVQCGSEPGPSPEWMVQHNLTPGDLRSLQVELVQTCSKKDCKKEDFSILMNISWILRADASIRLLKATKICVTGKSNMESYNCVRCNYTEPFQRQTRPSGGRWTFSYVGFPVELSTVYFIGAHNIPNANMNEDSPSLSVNFTSPGCLNNVMKYKRRCIEAGSLWDPNITACKKNETTVEVNFTTNSLGERYRVSILQNQRLLNSSQVVENKPTRRSVAISVGEESEGTEFELIPYFHPCEPDCIRRRGPVGLCIETSGPYPPDNNRSMLGGWVPFILVLLVATWVLAVGIYLTRRQGRSTETSFPAASMLLPLIKVLVVYPSEVCFHHTVCRFTDFLQNHCRSEVILEKWQRKRIAEMGPVQWLSAQKQAADKVVFLLSSDTHGLCGSACRPNTGGASEKAQDLFPLAFNLFCSDFSTQAHLHKYMVVCLGGADIKGDYNALSVCPQYRLMKDATAFHTELLKAPRNVPVKKRSQACSGSCSPL, from the exons ATGTTGCTGGGGTTGTTGAGCCTGGTAGCAATGTACAGGAGCGCCCTGCCCGGAGAGCCG ACTGTTCAGTGTGGCTCTGAGCCTG GGCCATCTCCAGAGTGGATGGTGCAGCACAATCTCACCCCAGGAGACTTGAGGAGCCTCCAAGTGGAACTTGTTCAAACTTGTTCAAAAAAGGATTGCAAAAAAGAGGATTTTTCAATTTTGATGAACATAAGCTGGATACTCCGGGCAGATG CCAGCATCCGCCTGTTGAAGGCCACCAAGATCTGTGTGActggcaaaagcaacatggaATCGTACAACTGTGTGAGGTGCAACTATACGGAGCCCTTCCAAAGGCAGACCAGACCTTCTGGAGGCCGA TGGACCTTCTCCTACGTGGGCTTTCCCGTGGAGCTGAGCACAGTCTATTTCATCGGGGCCCATAACATCCCCAATGCTAACATGAATGAAGACAGTCCTTCTTTGTCTGTGAACTTCACCTCTCCAG GCTGCCTAAACAATGTAATGAAATATAAAAGGCGGTGCATTGAGGCAG GAAGCCTGTGGGACCCAAATATCACTGCTTGTAAAAAGAATGAGACGACGGTTGAAGTGAATTTTACAACCAATTCCCTTGGAGAAAGATACAGGGTTAGCATTCTACAAAACCAAAGACTATTGAATTCGTCTCAAGTGGTGGAG AATAAACCGACACGGAGGTCTGTGGCCATTTCGGTGGGCGAGGAAAGTGAAGGTACCGAGTTCGAG CTGATACCGTATTTCCACCCCTGTGAGCCTGACTGCATTCGCCGCAGAGGACCGGTTGGGCTTTGTATAGAGACAAGTGGTCCCTACCCTCCAGACAACA ACAGAAGCATGCTGGGAGGCTGGGTGCCCTTCATCTTGGTGCTGCTGGTGGCTACATGGGTGCTGGCAGTTGGGATCTACCTAACTCGGAGGCAAG GCAGGAGCACGGAGACTTCCTTCCCCGCCGCCAGCATGCTCCTGCCCCTCATTAAGGTCCTGGTGGTTTACCCGTCTGAGGTATGTTTCCATCACACGGTCTGCCGCTTCACCGACTTTCTTCAGAACCACTGCAGAAGCGAGGTCATCCTTGAAAAGTGGCAGAGGAAGAGAATAGCTGAGATGGGCCCAGTGCAGTGGCTCAGCGCGCAGAAGCAGGCGGCCGACAAGGtggtcttccttctttccagcgACACCCACGGTCTCTGCGGCAGTGCCTGCCGCCCCAACACAGGTGGCGCCAGTGAAAAAGCTCAGGACCTCTTCCCTCTGGCCTTTAACCTCTTCTGTAGTGATTTCAGCACCCAGGCTCATTTGCACAAATACATGGTGGTCTGTCTTGGAGGAGCCGACATCAAGGGCGACTATAACGCTCTGAGTGTCTGCCCCCAGTATCGTCTCATGAAGGACGCCACTGCCTTTCACACAGAACTCCTCAAAGCTCCACGAAACGTGCCAGTGAAGAAACGGTCACAAGCCTGCAGTGGCAGCTGCTCCCCGTTGTAG